GGTGGAGCGGGTGTCCGAAATCACCTGGATTCCACAGAGTGATATTGTGGAGGCAGCGCGGTTTTACGCCAAAAGCAAGCCGGCAGCCATACACTGGGGAGTGCCCATTGACATGACCCCCGCCATCACGCCCACCGCCCAGGCGATTGCCAATTTATGGTGTATAACCGGCAACCTGGATGTGCCCGGTGGGAATGTAATCTCCCGTTTCGCCTTCGATGCCGTTGCCTATGCCTTGCCCGGGGCCAAGGGGGTCATCAAGTTAGAATCCAAAGAGGTTGACAGGAAGAGGATTGGGGCTGACCGTTATGGACCCCTGAACAAATTTATCTGGCGGGCCCAGACAGACCTGGTCCTGGAGCAGATTTTCACCGATAAACCTTACCCCATAAAAGGTATGTGGATACAGGCCTGTAATCCTGTGGCCGGTATAGGGCTCGACCCCAGGAAATGGGTTGAGGCAATCAAGAAGCTCGACTTCGTGGTAGCCGTCGACCTTTTCATGACTCCCACGACCCAGCTGGCGGATGTGGTTCTACCGTCGGCAAGTTTTTTGGAAAAAGACGGCATCAGGAGCTGGTGGGTGCCGCTTCAGAGTATCAATAAGGCCATGACAGTCGATGAATGCAAGCCCGACGTGGAAATCAACTTCGAGCTGGCCAGGAGATTTGACCCGAATTTCCGCTGGAACACCATTCATGAACTTTATGATGAAATCATCAAGCCTTCCGGCATGACTTTTAAGGAGCTGCAGAGGAAAGGCTGGGCCTTTCCGCCCGATGGTCACCCCAGCGCCCCGTATCACCGGTTTGAGAAGGGATTATTGCGCGCAGACAGAAAACCGGGATTTCAGACTCCGTCCGGCAGGATTGAATTATACTCGTCGCTGCGTGAAGAGTGGGGGCTGGAGCCCATGGCACACTATGAGGAGCCGCCGTTCACACCCATCAGCCAGCCTGAACTGTACAAAGAGTATCCCCTAATCCTGTCGACAGGGAGACGTTCCCCGGTGTATTTTCACGCGGAGCACAGGAATATCCCCTGGCTGCGGGAAATCGACCCCGACCCCGTGATTGAAATCCATCCCGATACTGCCAGGTCACTGGATATCGGCGATGGAGAATGGGTCTGGGTCGAAAACTGGCTTGGCAAGTGTAAATATAAGGCCAAAGTAACCCTCGTGGTGCCGACATGGATGGTAATGGCCACTCATGGCTGGTGGTTCCCCGAGAAGCCAGGAGCAGAGCCTTCCCTGTTCGGTGTGTGGGAATCGAATATAAATCAGCTTATTCCTATGGGCTTCCAGGGTAAAGATGGCCTGGGTGCCCCGATAAAGCACTTGCTTTGTAGAGTCTATAAAGTCAGCGGGAGAGAGGAGGCGGGAAATGCCTAAGAAACATGAATATGGTCTATTGATAGATTATGAATACTGTACCGGCTGCTACGCATGTCAGGTTGCCTGCGCCCAGGAATACCACTGGCCAGCAGGGATGGGAGGAATACAAGTTATTGAAGTTGTTCAGAAACTGCCACATGACAAGGCATATCTTACTTATCTGCCTTTCCCTACCGAACTATGTGTCCTTTGCGCATCTCGCACCAGGAAGGGGCTTGAGCCTGCCTGTGTGATGCACTGCATGGCATCCTGTATGAAATACGGGAGAGTCGAAGAATTAGCCGAGGAAATGGGCAAGAAACCGAGGATGGTGCTCTGGGTACCACGGTAGCAACGGCACGAGTGTCCGTTAATAATTCAGGAGGTATATCTTAATGAAGGTACTGGGTATAGTCTGCAGTCCAAGAAAAAATGGCAACACGGAAATCCTGGTAAAAGAGGCCCTGGACAGTGCTCATAAACTTGGAGCTGAAATAGAGATGATAAAGGTCTCAGATGTGAACATTATGCCCTGTGACGGCTGTGAAACATGCGATATTACCGGTGAGTGCAAGATAGAAGATGATATGCAGGGCATTTACACCAAACTCCTGCAATCGGACGGGATTATAATTGGTTCGCCGGTATACTGGTTGGGCGTTACTGCCCAGGCAAAAATCATCATTGACCGCACTTTCGTCTTTAGAAGAGGTAGAAGATTAAGAAATAAAGTCGCCGGTGCGGTAGTTGTTGCTCGTCAGGTAGGTGCCAGCAATGCTTTTAGCGAATTGAATGATTTCTTTGGTCTTCATAGAATGATTCCGGCCAGGTCAATGGGACCTAGAACCGAAGAAGAGCTTGCCAAAGAA
This Chloroflexota bacterium DNA region includes the following protein-coding sequences:
- a CDS encoding molybdopterin-dependent oxidoreductase, translated to MKQGERKIIRTTTWSAGPGCHGGCGVLAHIEDGKLVKIEGDPEHPWNQGRLCARCLAMTQYVHHPDRLTRPLKRVGERGEGKWQEISWDEAFDLIEGKMNKIREEFGPESVIFSMGTGRDIGPWICMLAYAYGSPNVMFALSGIACYSPRIAAVDTIQGDYCILDASQWFPKRYDDPRYEIPKCIIVWGYNIPASCPDNVFGHWIIDLMKRGTEIIAIDPRLSWFASRAKKWLKLRPGTDGALAMGFLNVIINEGLYDKGFVEKWTNSTHLVRSDTGKLLRENDLVDSGSAGNFVVWDTSRGNPAVWDSEKLDHRLENVKPALEGEYEVGLLNGAKVHVKTVWSVFCQQVEQYPVERVSEITWIPQSDIVEAARFYAKSKPAAIHWGVPIDMTPAITPTAQAIANLWCITGNLDVPGGNVISRFAFDAVAYALPGAKGVIKLESKEVDRKRIGADRYGPLNKFIWRAQTDLVLEQIFTDKPYPIKGMWIQACNPVAGIGLDPRKWVEAIKKLDFVVAVDLFMTPTTQLADVVLPSASFLEKDGIRSWWVPLQSINKAMTVDECKPDVEINFELARRFDPNFRWNTIHELYDEIIKPSGMTFKELQRKGWAFPPDGHPSAPYHRFEKGLLRADRKPGFQTPSGRIELYSSLREEWGLEPMAHYEEPPFTPISQPELYKEYPLILSTGRRSPVYFHAEHRNIPWLREIDPDPVIEIHPDTARSLDIGDGEWVWVENWLGKCKYKAKVTLVVPTWMVMATHGWWFPEKPGAEPSLFGVWESNINQLIPMGFQGKDGLGAPIKHLLCRVYKVSGREEAGNA
- a CDS encoding oxidoreductase encodes the protein MPKKHEYGLLIDYEYCTGCYACQVACAQEYHWPAGMGGIQVIEVVQKLPHDKAYLTYLPFPTELCVLCASRTRKGLEPACVMHCMASCMKYGRVEELAEEMGKKPRMVLWVPR
- a CDS encoding flavodoxin family protein — protein: MKVLGIVCSPRKNGNTEILVKEALDSAHKLGAEIEMIKVSDVNIMPCDGCETCDITGECKIEDDMQGIYTKLLQSDGIIIGSPVYWLGVTAQAKIIIDRTFVFRRGRRLRNKVAGAVVVARQVGASNAFSELNDFFGLHRMIPARSMGPRTEEELAKEWGGGVIAYADKPGEVINNQQAMARAQSLGVAMVETMQMVK